The following is a genomic window from Amycolatopsis acidiphila.
ACTTCGGACGGATCGAGCGCGAAGTGCCAGACGCCGCCCGTCACGAACCTGCGGTGCAGCGGGCCGGCGCCGTAGAGGTTCGTGCCGTCGAAGAAGTCCTTGCGCACGTACGTGAAGACCAGTCTGCTGCCGGACGCGGCCGCCGACAGGAACCGCAACGTGCGGCGGATGTCGGCCTCGGCGAGGTACTGGGTGACCGCCTCCCACACGAACATCGTGGGCAGCTCGGGCCGGAACCCCGCTCCCGTCAGTGCTTCGCCGAGGTCGTCGGACTCGAACCGCACCGGGACGAGGTGCACGTCGCCGGGCAGGCCGGCCAGCCGATCCCGCTTGGCCGCCACGTTCTCCGGCATGTCCACCTCGAACGCGGGCACCCGGCCGAGCACGCGAGCGGGTCCAGGCCCGCTCCGAGCACCACGAGCTGCCCGATCCCGCCGGCGAGCGCTTCCCGCACCTGATCGCGCGTAGCGCTTGCGACACAACATCCCGCCCCACACTCCGCACGCGCTGCGGTCCGAGGCGCGCTCCATCCAGTGGCGCACACCGGCCCATCTCCCCGGAATCGCGGCGAGCCGCAAGGATCCCGCCAGCACGCGGCCGGCGAGCGGCTCGTCGACGATGCGCCGCGACGCGGGTTCGTATTGTTCGAGCGCGGTGACGTAGATCGGGCCGAACGCCGTCTGGGCGGCCGGTGGTCGCCGGGCTTGCACCGCCGCGGGTTCTGGGGGGGGCTTCCTCGCGAGGACAGCGCCGACGTGGTGACCGGGCGGTCATGAGGAGGCGATCCCACAGCGAGGGGCCGCCTCAGGTTCCGCTCCGCACCGGCCCGCAAGCCACTTCTGAAACAGTCCCTAGCCGCCCGAGGGCCAGAACCGCCGCCAGCCGTCGGCCTCCAGGGTCGAGGGATCGACACCGGCCGCGCGGGCGTTGGCCTCCGCCTGCCGGACCGAGGTGGCGAAGGCCTTCGCCACCGCACGCAGCTCGCCCTCCGGGTCCACGCCCGCACGCCGGGCCGTGGCGGCGAGCACGAACAGCCGGGTGGGCGCGTCCTGACCGGACGGGAACAGGTCCAGCGGGATGCCCGCACGGCCACTGCGCTGCCCGAGCTTCCCGGCGAGCGCGGTCGCGGGCTGGCCGAGCGCGACGCCGTCGACAAGAGACTCGCGCTGCTTCTCGGCCTGCTTGAGCTCCTCCCACTTCACTTCCTGGTGCTCGGGCGTCTGGATGCGGTCCGCGTCGGCGAACACATGGGGGTGCCTGCCGACCAGCTTCGCCACCAGCTCGCCGGCGACGGCGTCGATGTCGAACGGGTCCGCGGCGTCCTCCGCGGCCAGCCGGGCATGGAAGAGGACCTGCAGCAGCACGTCGCCGAGCTCCTCGCGCAGCGCCACGCGGTCGTTGTCCTCGATCGCCTCCAGCAGCTCGTAGGTCTCCTCCACGAGGTACTGGCGCAACGACTCGTGCGTCTGCGCCGCGTCCCACGGGCAGCCGCCCGGCGACCGGAGCCGGTCCATCACCTGCGCGGCCTCGACCAGGCCGGCGCCCGGCGGCTGCCTGATCACGGTGGCACCGGGTAACGCCAGCACCGCGGGGTCCTGCGCGGACACCGCGAACAACACCAGCGGGCCCTCCTCCGCCGCCAGCGCCGCCGCGTCGGGCGCCGGTTTCGCACCCAGCAGGTCGGTCAGCTCCGGGCCCAGTCCGCTCGCGTAGACGGCACGCGCGCTCCGCAGGTGCGGGAACGCGGCGGGCGGCACGCCCGCGTCGGGATGGGGCAGGAGGACGACCGCGGCGGTCAAGGCTGGACGGATCCCTTCACGGAGACGACGGCGCCGGTGGTCTCGGCGGCGCTGGCCGCGACGTCCATCGCGACCGGGTCCCACACACCGTAGCGCGGATTGACCTTCAGCCCCGCGTCGCCGACGTAGGGCTGCAGCAGCCGCTGCCCGACCGCGACCAGCTGGCTCGCGGTCGGCTCGGTCGCCTGGTCCACCGACTGCGGCGTGGTCAGGTCCCGCTGCCGGATCACCGCGACGATCCACGCCGCCTGCTCGGTGCTGGGCTGGAAGGCGATGACGGTGCCCGGCTGCACGCCGAACACCACGGTGGCGGCGAGGTCGGGCGCCTGCACGGCGGGCACCCGCTCGCCGACGCTGGTCTGCTGGCCCGCGGCGTTGTCGGCCTGGATGACCTGCGCGGCCGCCCCCGGGTTCGCGGCCATCTGCTCGGCCTTGGCGAAGGCCTTCTCGCGCATGCTCGCCGGCTGCGCGCCGCCGTCGTCGGACACCACGGAGGTGTAGTCGAAGGTGACCGACATCTTGTCGAAGTACTTCTGCGCCAGCGCCCGCATCAGGACCTGGTCGGTGATCGCCTCGCGGTGGTCACGCACGCGGTAGGCGATCTGGCCGGGCAGCTGCGAAGGGTCGACGCCGGTGGTCGAGACGGGCGTGGCGAGCGGATCCTGCGCCAGCGTCTGCGAGACCAGCGTGTCGTCCACGGTCAGTCCCTCGCGCTGCGCCGCGCGGGTGACCAGCTCGTGCACGACGAGCTGGGACACGATCGCCCGGCCGAGCTGGTCGAGCTTGTGCTGCTGCGCCAGCTGCTGGGCGGCGGGCTGTTCGCGCACCGCCTTGTCGATCAGCTGTTGCACCTGGTCCTGGGTGACCTCGCGGTCGCCCATCAGGAACGCGGCCCGCACCTGGCTCGGCCCGGACCCGCAGCCGGCGAGCAGCAGGCAGGCGGCGAGGACGGCGACCAGCACCCGAGGACGACCCATGATCCGCATCACACGCGTACCCTCTCACAGCCGCCCGGCTTTCGGGACCCCGACTGCGAAGTGGCGCACCGGGACCCGTCAGCCGACCGCCGCGGGTTCCTTCGTCAGGTTGGTCAGCAGTTTCGAGCACCACTCCAGCAACGCCTCGTCCCGCAGCGGCGGGGCGCCGATGCGGCCACCGGCCGGGCCCTCCGTCGGTTTCGGCACCGACACGGTGTTCGTCACGGCCT
Proteins encoded in this region:
- a CDS encoding MazG family protein — its product is MTAAVVLLPHPDAGVPPAAFPHLRSARAVYASGLGPELTDLLGAKPAPDAAALAAEEGPLVLFAVSAQDPAVLALPGATVIRQPPGAGLVEAAQVMDRLRSPGGCPWDAAQTHESLRQYLVEETYELLEAIEDNDRVALREELGDVLLQVLFHARLAAEDAADPFDIDAVAGELVAKLVGRHPHVFADADRIQTPEHQEVKWEELKQAEKQRESLVDGVALGQPATALAGKLGQRSGRAGIPLDLFPSGQDAPTRLFVLAATARRAGVDPEGELRAVAKAFATSVRQAEANARAAGVDPSTLEADGWRRFWPSGG
- a CDS encoding SurA N-terminal domain-containing protein, producing the protein MGRPRVLVAVLAACLLLAGCGSGPSQVRAAFLMGDREVTQDQVQQLIDKAVREQPAAQQLAQQHKLDQLGRAIVSQLVVHELVTRAAQREGLTVDDTLVSQTLAQDPLATPVSTTGVDPSQLPGQIAYRVRDHREAITDQVLMRALAQKYFDKMSVTFDYTSVVSDDGGAQPASMREKAFAKAEQMAANPGAAAQVIQADNAAGQQTSVGERVPAVQAPDLAATVVFGVQPGTVIAFQPSTEQAAWIVAVIRQRDLTTPQSVDQATEPTASQLVAVGQRLLQPYVGDAGLKVNPRYGVWDPVAMDVAASAAETTGAVVSVKGSVQP